Proteins from a genomic interval of Pseudomonas paeninsulae:
- a CDS encoding DUF748 domain-containing protein, which produces MRNRYGVPIRLTLGLLVVLLAAHIVLPYLVRYYLNTQLAHMGDYRGHINDIDLALWRGAGRVEGLTIVKIDGQVPVPLLKVPGAELALSWSSLWHDQAIVGRMTLEHPELNFVDGRTAQQSQTGAGVDWRARLEALIPITLNEVHVQDGRVAFRNFQSTPPVNLQAAAVNASLYNLSNVRDVQGKRVAHFEGRSQVLGQALLEATADFDPFGTMDELELHLRVTDVELTRLNDFARAYGKFDFVTGSGNLVIEAQVVDGQLHGYVKPLLHNVEVFDWQQDVAQEKKNLFRSLWEAVVGGSQTLLKNQRADQFATRIELSGSLRQREISPLQAFIAILQNAFVQALSPSFERPLIDSDQDEHQ; this is translated from the coding sequence ATGAGAAACCGCTACGGTGTTCCCATCCGGCTCACGCTCGGCCTCCTTGTAGTCTTGCTGGCCGCGCACATCGTCCTGCCCTATTTAGTGCGGTATTACCTCAATACCCAGCTTGCCCACATGGGTGACTACCGCGGGCACATTAACGATATTGACTTGGCCCTGTGGCGTGGTGCCGGTCGGGTCGAGGGCCTGACTATCGTCAAAATCGACGGTCAGGTGCCGGTACCTTTGCTCAAGGTCCCGGGGGCCGAGCTGGCACTGAGCTGGAGCTCGCTCTGGCACGACCAGGCGATTGTCGGGCGGATGACCCTGGAACACCCTGAGCTGAACTTCGTCGATGGCCGCACGGCGCAGCAATCACAGACCGGTGCAGGGGTGGACTGGCGCGCTCGGTTGGAAGCCCTGATACCAATCACCCTCAACGAAGTGCATGTGCAAGATGGTCGCGTGGCTTTTCGCAACTTTCAGTCAACCCCCCCGGTGAACCTGCAGGCCGCAGCGGTCAACGCCAGCCTCTACAACCTGTCCAATGTCCGCGATGTCCAGGGCAAGCGAGTGGCCCACTTCGAGGGCCGCTCACAAGTGCTCGGCCAGGCACTGCTGGAAGCCACAGCCGACTTCGACCCGTTCGGCACTATGGACGAACTCGAACTGCATCTGCGCGTCACCGATGTCGAACTGACGCGCTTGAACGACTTCGCTCGCGCCTACGGTAAGTTCGACTTCGTCACCGGCAGCGGAAATCTGGTGATCGAGGCCCAAGTGGTCGATGGCCAGCTGCATGGCTATGTCAAACCACTGCTGCATAACGTCGAGGTATTCGACTGGCAGCAGGACGTGGCGCAGGAAAAGAAAAATCTGTTCCGCTCGCTCTGGGAGGCCGTGGTTGGCGGCAGCCAGACGCTGTTGAAGAACCAGCGCGCGGATCAGTTTGCCACCCGCATCGAACTCTCCGGCAGCCTGCGCCAGCGGGAAATCAGCCCGCTGCAAGCCTTTATCGCGATTCTGCAGAACGCCTTCGTTCAGGCCTTGAGCCCCAGTTTCGAGCGCCCCCTGATTGATTCCGATCAAGACGAGCATCAGTAG
- a CDS encoding AAA family ATPase translates to MKFEGTQSYVATDDLKLAVNAAITLERPLLVKGEPGTGKTMLAEQLAESFGAKLITWHIKSTTKAHQGLYEYDAVSRLRDSQLDSDKVNDVRNYIKKGKLWEAFEAEERVILLIDEIDKADIEFPNDLLQELDKMEFYVYETDETIKAKLRPIIIITSNNEKELPDAFLRRCFFHYIAFPDRVTLQKIVDVHYPNIKKDLVAEALDVFFDVRKVPGLKKKPSTSELVDWLKLLMADNIGEAVLRERDPTKAIPPLAGALVKNEQDVQLLERLAFMSRRASR, encoded by the coding sequence ATGAAGTTCGAAGGCACCCAGTCCTACGTCGCCACCGACGACCTCAAGCTCGCGGTCAACGCCGCGATCACCTTGGAGCGTCCGTTGCTGGTCAAGGGCGAACCGGGCACCGGTAAGACCATGCTCGCCGAACAGTTGGCCGAGTCCTTCGGTGCCAAGCTGATCACCTGGCACATCAAGTCCACCACCAAGGCCCATCAGGGTCTGTACGAGTACGACGCGGTCAGCCGCCTGCGCGATTCGCAGCTGGACTCGGACAAGGTTAACGACGTGCGCAACTACATCAAGAAGGGCAAGCTGTGGGAAGCCTTCGAGGCCGAGGAGCGGGTGATTCTGCTGATCGACGAAATCGACAAGGCCGACATCGAATTCCCCAACGACCTGCTGCAAGAACTCGACAAGATGGAGTTCTACGTTTACGAGACCGACGAGACGATCAAGGCCAAGCTGCGCCCGATCATCATCATCACCTCGAACAATGAGAAGGAGCTGCCGGACGCCTTCCTGCGCCGCTGCTTCTTCCATTACATCGCCTTCCCGGACCGCGTGACCCTGCAGAAGATCGTCGACGTGCACTACCCGAACATCAAGAAGGATCTGGTCGCCGAGGCGCTGGACGTGTTCTTCGACGTGCGCAAGGTGCCGGGCCTGAAGAAGAAGCCCTCGACCAGCGAGCTGGTCGACTGGCTCAAGCTGCTAATGGCCGACAATATCGGCGAAGCGGTGCTGCGCGAGCGCGATCCGACCAAGGCCATCCCGCCATTGGCCGGTGCCCTGGTGAAGAACGAGCAAGACGTGCAACTGCTTGAGCGCCTGGCGTTCATGAGCCGTCGCGCCAGCCGCTAA
- a CDS encoding vWA domain-containing protein — protein MLLNLFNEMRAAKVPVSVRELLDLINALKHNVVFADMDEFYYLARAILVKDERHFDKFDRAFGAYFKGLENLNQHIEALIPDEWLRKEFERSLSDEERAKIESLGGLDKLIEEFKKRLEEQKERHAGGNKWVGTGGTSPFGSGGFNPEGIRVGDAGKRQGKAVKVWDQREYKNLDDQVELGTRNIKIALRRLRKFARQGAQEELDLDGTIDHTAKDGGLLNIQMRPERRNTVKLLILFDIGGSMDAHVKVCEELFSACKTEFKHMEYFYFHNCVYESVWKNNLRRGSERFSTQDLLNKYGADYKVVFVGDAAMAPYEITQAGGSVEHWNEEPGYVWIKRFMEKYKKLIWINPYPKDTWGYTASTNIMRELLEDKMHPLTLQGLEEGMKFLSK, from the coding sequence ATGCTGCTCAACCTGTTCAATGAGATGCGCGCGGCCAAGGTGCCGGTGTCGGTGCGCGAGCTGCTCGACCTGATCAACGCGCTGAAGCACAACGTGGTGTTCGCCGACATGGACGAATTCTACTATCTCGCCCGGGCGATCCTGGTCAAGGATGAGCGCCACTTCGACAAGTTCGACCGCGCCTTCGGTGCCTACTTCAAGGGCCTGGAAAACCTCAACCAGCACATCGAGGCGTTGATCCCCGATGAGTGGCTGCGCAAGGAATTCGAGCGGTCGCTGAGCGACGAGGAACGCGCCAAAATTGAATCCTTAGGCGGCTTGGACAAGCTGATCGAGGAGTTCAAGAAGCGCCTGGAAGAGCAAAAGGAACGCCACGCCGGCGGCAACAAGTGGGTTGGCACCGGCGGCACCAGCCCGTTCGGCTCCGGCGGTTTCAACCCGGAAGGTATCCGTGTCGGCGATGCCGGCAAGCGCCAGGGCAAGGCGGTCAAGGTCTGGGACCAGCGCGAGTACAAGAACCTCGACGATCAGGTCGAACTGGGCACGCGCAACATCAAGATCGCCCTGCGCCGCCTGCGCAAGTTCGCCCGCCAGGGCGCGCAGGAGGAGCTGGATCTGGATGGCACCATCGACCATACCGCCAAGGACGGTGGCCTGCTGAATATCCAGATGCGCCCGGAGCGGCGCAACACGGTCAAACTGCTGATCCTGTTCGACATCGGCGGCTCGATGGACGCCCACGTCAAGGTCTGCGAGGAACTGTTCTCCGCCTGCAAGACCGAGTTCAAGCACATGGAGTATTTCTACTTCCACAACTGTGTGTACGAATCGGTGTGGAAGAACAACCTGCGCCGCGGCTCCGAGCGCTTCTCCACCCAGGACCTGCTGAACAAATACGGCGCCGACTACAAGGTGGTATTCGTCGGCGACGCGGCCATGGCGCCTTATGAGATCACCCAGGCCGGCGGCAGCGTCGAGCACTGGAACGAAGAGCCGGGCTACGTGTGGATCAAGCGCTTCATGGAAAAGTACAAGAAGCTCATCTGGATCAATCCCTACCCCAAGGACACCTGGGGCTACACCGCCTCGACCAATATCATGCGCGAACTGCTGGAAGACAAGATGCACCCACTGACGCTGCAAGGTTTGGAAGAAGGCATGAAGTTCTTGTCGAAATAA
- a CDS encoding type I secretion system permease/ATPase: protein MGMLLSPRTELAEVLFRLRRTFYALAAFSGVINLLMLTPAVYMLQVYDRALVSSNVTTLLMLTLLVIGLYVLMAMLEVVRSTVLIRVGNRLDMMLNTRIFGAAFERNLRRAGGNPAQALQDLAQVRQFLTGNGLFAFFDAPWTPIYLLVIYLIHPILGFIALIGSLLLVALAYLTEISTRKPLAEANQASVVSGSFANNNLRNAEVIEAMGMLPAIRQRWFGNHLRILEKQTLASDRAAYINGTTRFVRITLQSLMLGAGALLAIKGEITPGMMIAGSILSGRALAPVEQVIAAWKQLLSSRGSWGRLAALLDDFPAHKPSMPLPKPVGIVVVEGAFANAPGSGLPILRNISFNLAPGESLGVIGPSASGKSTLARLLVGVWPAHAGKVRLDGADVFEWNKEELGPWLGYLPQDVELFEGSVADNIARFGEIDSEAVILAAKQAGVHEMILRLPQGYDTVLSTDGGSLSGGQKQRVGLARALYGDPSLIVLDEPNASLDDLGEAALVQAIADLKRRQKTLVLISHRPTILNMVDKVLMLREGTVHTFGSRDEVFNALRQAGVIPAAAGSPSLASVKGKE from the coding sequence ATGGGCATGTTGCTTTCACCGCGCACAGAACTGGCTGAGGTGCTCTTTCGCTTACGCCGAACTTTTTACGCCTTGGCCGCTTTTAGCGGGGTGATCAACCTACTGATGTTGACCCCTGCGGTTTACATGCTGCAGGTGTATGACCGGGCGCTGGTCAGCAGCAACGTCACCACCCTGCTGATGTTGACCTTGTTGGTAATCGGGCTGTACGTGCTGATGGCCATGTTGGAGGTGGTGCGCTCCACTGTATTGATTCGCGTCGGCAACCGACTCGACATGATGCTCAACACTCGCATCTTTGGCGCCGCATTCGAACGCAACTTGCGCAGGGCCGGCGGCAACCCGGCGCAAGCGTTGCAGGATCTGGCCCAGGTACGTCAGTTTCTCACCGGCAATGGCCTGTTCGCGTTCTTCGATGCCCCCTGGACACCGATCTATCTGCTGGTGATCTACCTGATCCACCCGATACTCGGTTTCATCGCCCTGATCGGCTCGCTGTTACTGGTCGCGCTTGCTTACCTGACCGAGATCAGCACCCGTAAACCACTGGCCGAAGCCAACCAGGCGTCCGTGGTATCCGGCAGCTTTGCCAATAACAACTTGCGCAACGCCGAAGTCATCGAAGCCATGGGTATGCTTCCGGCCATCCGCCAGCGCTGGTTCGGCAACCATCTGCGCATTCTTGAAAAGCAGACGCTGGCCTCCGATCGCGCGGCCTATATCAACGGCACTACGCGCTTCGTGCGCATTACCCTGCAGTCCTTGATGCTCGGTGCCGGGGCACTGCTGGCGATCAAAGGCGAAATCACCCCCGGGATGATGATCGCCGGTTCAATTCTGTCTGGACGTGCCCTAGCCCCGGTCGAGCAGGTTATCGCGGCGTGGAAACAGTTGCTCTCCAGCCGTGGGTCCTGGGGGCGACTAGCAGCCTTGCTGGACGACTTCCCCGCACACAAACCTTCCATGCCACTGCCAAAGCCCGTGGGCATAGTCGTCGTGGAAGGCGCCTTCGCCAATGCCCCCGGATCGGGTCTACCGATCCTGCGCAACATTTCCTTCAACCTCGCCCCGGGCGAATCACTCGGCGTGATCGGCCCATCCGCCTCGGGCAAGTCGACCCTCGCCCGCCTGCTGGTCGGTGTCTGGCCCGCTCATGCCGGCAAGGTACGCCTGGACGGCGCCGATGTATTCGAGTGGAACAAGGAGGAACTGGGCCCCTGGCTCGGCTACCTGCCGCAAGATGTCGAATTGTTTGAAGGCAGCGTTGCCGACAACATCGCCCGCTTTGGCGAGATCGACAGCGAAGCGGTCATCCTCGCGGCCAAACAAGCGGGCGTACACGAGATGATCCTGCGCTTACCGCAAGGCTATGACACGGTCCTGAGCACCGACGGCGGCTCGCTGTCCGGTGGCCAGAAGCAACGCGTCGGACTGGCCCGCGCCCTCTACGGCGATCCGTCATTGATTGTCCTCGACGAGCCGAATGCCAGCCTCGACGACCTCGGCGAAGCGGCCTTGGTCCAGGCCATCGCCGACCTCAAGCGGCGGCAAAAGACCCTGGTCCTGATCTCTCACCGGCCAACCATACTGAACATGGTCGACAAGGTACTGATGCTACGCGAGGGCACAGTCCATACGTTCGGCTCCCGCGATGAAGTCTTCAACGCGCTCCGCCAGGCCGGCGTGATACCCGCGGCGGCGGGTTCACCGAGCCTGGCATCGGTCAAGGGGAAGGAGTAG
- a CDS encoding HlyD family type I secretion periplasmic adaptor subunit codes for MSDLQFESKSLKLADPAQEVDVDDRRPGRWGMWLVLAGFGGFIMWAVFAPLDAGIVANATVNVTDNRKIIQHLTGGSVESILVREGDLVKRGQALIELEPTQAIAEQGVVSAQYIVVRTVQNRLQAERDGLAKVDFDPDLLARFADDPRLQAAIALQQRLFTTRRSALTGEAGILQENIHGAEEQIRGLRQVQVSRRAQIRFLNEELEGVRSLAAEGYVTRNRMLELERSAAELNAALAQNIADIGRARNQIAELKLRTLQLEQNFQKEVQSLLTDAQKEASALTDRLRSLDYEVTHTVIRSPIDGIVLGLNASTIGGVIQAGSVIMNVVPANEPLQVDAQIPVQAIDKMTPGLPVDITFPAFNHAQTPSIPGRVLTISADRLVDESNKQPYYLAQIEVTPEGMEKLGSNRIRAGMPATVTIITGERNLMSYLMKPMLDRVDNAFKEQ; via the coding sequence ATGTCGGATCTTCAGTTCGAAAGCAAAAGTTTAAAACTTGCCGACCCGGCGCAAGAAGTTGACGTCGACGATCGCCGTCCGGGGCGCTGGGGCATGTGGCTGGTGTTAGCGGGCTTTGGCGGGTTCATCATGTGGGCCGTTTTCGCGCCCCTCGACGCCGGAATAGTCGCCAACGCCACGGTCAATGTGACCGACAATCGCAAAATCATTCAGCACCTGACGGGAGGTTCGGTAGAGTCCATTCTGGTTCGCGAAGGCGATCTGGTTAAACGAGGCCAGGCGCTAATCGAACTGGAGCCGACCCAAGCCATCGCCGAACAAGGTGTAGTCAGCGCCCAGTACATCGTGGTGAGGACCGTACAAAACCGCTTGCAGGCCGAGCGCGACGGGTTAGCCAAAGTGGATTTCGACCCCGACCTACTGGCCCGTTTCGCCGACGACCCGCGCCTGCAAGCCGCGATTGCCCTGCAACAACGTCTCTTTACCACCCGGCGTAGCGCCTTGACCGGCGAAGCCGGCATCTTGCAAGAGAACATCCACGGCGCCGAGGAGCAGATTCGAGGGCTTCGCCAAGTGCAAGTCTCGCGTCGCGCGCAAATCAGGTTTCTCAACGAGGAGCTCGAAGGCGTGCGCAGTCTCGCCGCTGAAGGCTATGTGACCCGCAACCGCATGCTCGAACTGGAGCGCAGCGCAGCCGAACTGAACGCCGCGTTGGCCCAAAATATTGCCGACATTGGTCGTGCACGTAACCAGATTGCCGAATTGAAACTGCGTACCCTGCAACTCGAGCAGAACTTCCAGAAGGAGGTGCAATCACTTCTGACCGATGCGCAGAAGGAAGCCTCTGCCCTAACCGACCGTTTGCGCTCGCTTGACTACGAGGTCACCCATACGGTGATTCGCTCACCCATCGACGGCATCGTACTGGGCCTCAATGCCTCGACCATCGGTGGCGTGATCCAGGCCGGCTCGGTGATCATGAATGTGGTGCCGGCAAACGAACCGCTGCAGGTAGACGCCCAGATCCCGGTACAGGCTATCGACAAGATGACCCCCGGCCTGCCCGTAGACATCACCTTCCCCGCCTTCAACCATGCCCAAACACCGAGCATTCCTGGTCGGGTGCTGACCATCTCGGCTGACCGCCTGGTCGACGAGAGCAACAAACAACCCTACTACCTCGCGCAGATTGAGGTGACGCCAGAAGGCATGGAAAAGCTCGGCAGCAACCGCATTCGCGCCGGCATGCCGGCCACGGTGACGATCATAACCGGCGAGCGCAACCTGATGAGCTATCTGATGAAGCCGATGCTTGACCGCGTCGACAACGCCTTCAAGGAGCAATAA
- a CDS encoding TolC family outer membrane protein, with translation MTSRSHGITIHLVLAGLAGLASLPVAALDLQQAWETLQLQGPTYRSAVHERDAGLENRALGRAGLLPHINASASKNKVNGTQEQSGLPGGSIERDLDYDSENLAVQLRQPLFNRQKLAEYRQGKQRANYSEAVFDAKTQNVAVRLANRYFDVLLTRETIDLANAKLKAFEQQVAASDRRFKLGDGTITDVYQSAARRDLAQAELIEAQDNLLIAMRLLEEMLGEVPQHVATLRHDFPIPPLHPNDLQAWMDKAQANNPALRARDYSQRVADEEVNRAKSGHWPTLDLVLGYTDSQSDSISTINQQNRYASVGLEFNMPLFAGGATSARVRQAVASREQSSEDLNATREEVYSSTTRQFRGVQSSEARINALENAVMSSERAQDSAKKGFLAGASTNVDILNAEEQVFIARRDLLESKLRYLLARLQLSAAVGLLGDDDISRANSYLGPELVLGY, from the coding sequence GTGACCTCAAGAAGTCATGGCATCACGATCCATTTAGTCCTCGCGGGCCTGGCGGGCCTAGCCAGCCTGCCGGTAGCGGCTCTGGACCTTCAGCAGGCCTGGGAAACCCTGCAACTGCAAGGGCCGACCTACCGTTCTGCGGTCCACGAACGCGATGCCGGCCTGGAGAACCGCGCCCTTGGACGAGCAGGCTTACTGCCACATATCAACGCCAGCGCCAGTAAAAACAAGGTCAACGGCACCCAGGAACAATCGGGGCTACCCGGCGGCTCGATCGAGCGCGACCTGGACTATGACTCGGAAAATCTCGCGGTGCAGCTGCGTCAACCGCTGTTCAATCGACAGAAACTCGCCGAGTACCGCCAGGGCAAACAACGCGCCAATTACAGCGAAGCCGTCTTCGATGCCAAGACGCAGAACGTCGCCGTACGCTTGGCCAACCGTTATTTCGATGTCCTGCTGACGCGTGAAACCATCGACTTGGCGAATGCCAAGCTGAAGGCCTTTGAGCAACAAGTAGCGGCGTCGGATCGCCGCTTCAAACTCGGCGATGGCACCATCACCGACGTCTATCAGTCAGCCGCGCGGCGTGACTTGGCCCAGGCCGAACTGATCGAAGCGCAAGACAACCTGCTGATCGCTATGCGCCTGCTGGAAGAGATGCTCGGAGAGGTACCGCAACATGTCGCCACCTTGCGCCACGACTTCCCCATCCCGCCCCTGCATCCCAACGACTTGCAGGCATGGATGGACAAGGCCCAGGCGAATAACCCGGCACTGCGGGCGCGAGACTACAGCCAAAGAGTGGCCGATGAAGAAGTCAACCGGGCCAAAAGCGGGCATTGGCCGACCCTCGACCTGGTGCTGGGCTACACCGACAGTCAGAGTGATTCGATCTCGACCATCAACCAGCAGAACCGTTATGCCTCGGTTGGCCTGGAGTTCAATATGCCGCTGTTCGCCGGCGGCGCGACCAGCGCCAGAGTGCGCCAGGCGGTGGCCAGTCGCGAGCAATCCAGCGAAGATTTGAATGCCACGCGTGAGGAGGTGTACTCGTCTACCACCCGCCAGTTTCGTGGTGTGCAAAGCAGCGAGGCGCGCATCAATGCCCTGGAAAATGCCGTGATGTCGAGTGAGCGGGCTCAGGATTCGGCGAAGAAAGGCTTTCTCGCCGGTGCCAGCACCAACGTCGACATCCTCAACGCCGAGGAGCAGGTATTTATCGCACGCCGCGACCTACTGGAATCCAAGCTGCGTTATTTACTCGCACGCTTGCAGCTGTCGGCCGCCGTGGGCCTGCTCGGCGATGACGATATCAGTCGGGCCAATAGCTACCTTGGCCCGGAACTGGTTCTGGGCTATTGA
- a CDS encoding DUF2937 family protein, with translation MFRSYLRLALFALGLLVGVQVPGFIADYSKRVDAHRLESELSLTGFRETARRFFQGDLQALVTHYQASDDPVMRSDAQSVGYLVDRASFLELEWQAMQGPWYGQVWHLATAADRELMDETYGAYRYQVLLAPQAIAWGLVCALLLAWLVESLLLMVGLLLGGGRSQKVQQRHWR, from the coding sequence ATGTTCAGAAGCTATCTACGCTTGGCGCTGTTTGCTTTGGGCCTGCTGGTCGGCGTACAGGTGCCGGGGTTTATCGCGGATTACAGCAAGCGTGTCGACGCGCATCGGCTGGAGTCCGAGCTGAGCCTGACGGGTTTCCGTGAGACTGCCAGGCGCTTTTTCCAGGGTGATTTGCAGGCGTTAGTGACGCACTATCAGGCCAGTGATGACCCGGTTATGCGCAGTGACGCGCAGAGCGTGGGGTATCTGGTCGATCGCGCCAGTTTCCTCGAGTTGGAATGGCAGGCCATGCAAGGGCCGTGGTACGGCCAGGTCTGGCATCTCGCGACGGCCGCCGATCGCGAGCTGATGGACGAAACCTACGGAGCCTACCGTTACCAAGTGCTGCTGGCGCCACAAGCCATCGCCTGGGGCCTGGTGTGTGCCTTGCTGCTGGCCTGGCTGGTGGAAAGCCTGCTGCTGATGGTCGGCTTGTTACTCGGTGGCGGTCGTAGCCAAAAGGTGCAGCAGCGGCATTGGCGTTAG
- a CDS encoding class II glutamine amidotransferase, with protein sequence MCELLGMSANVPTDIVFSFTGLMRRGGDTGPHRDGWGIGFYEGRGLRLFQDPRASSESEVAQLVQRYPIKSEVVIGHIRQANVGKVCLANTHPFVRELWGRNWCFAHNGQLAGFSPTPSFYRPVGDTDSEAAFCGLLNGLRRDFPEPVAVELFLPSLVAACAAYRQYGVFNCLLSDGDWLFSFCSTKLAHITRRAPFGPAQLKDADVRVDFQAETTPADVVTVLATEPLTDNECWNLYRPGEWRLWRRGECVAQGLTD encoded by the coding sequence ATGTGTGAATTGCTCGGCATGAGTGCCAATGTGCCCACCGATATCGTCTTCAGCTTTACCGGGCTGATGCGCCGCGGCGGCGACACCGGGCCGCACCGCGACGGCTGGGGTATCGGGTTCTATGAAGGGCGCGGTCTGCGGCTGTTCCAGGATCCGCGCGCCAGCAGCGAATCGGAAGTGGCGCAGCTGGTGCAGCGCTACCCGATCAAGAGCGAGGTTGTGATCGGGCATATTCGCCAGGCCAATGTCGGCAAGGTCTGCCTGGCCAATACCCACCCATTCGTGCGCGAGTTGTGGGGGCGTAACTGGTGTTTCGCACACAACGGCCAGTTGGCGGGTTTTTCACCGACGCCGAGCTTCTATCGCCCGGTTGGCGACACCGACAGCGAGGCGGCTTTTTGTGGTCTGCTCAATGGTCTGCGCCGCGACTTCCCGGAGCCGGTGGCGGTGGAGCTGTTCCTGCCCAGCCTGGTCGCTGCCTGTGCGGCCTATCGCCAGTACGGCGTGTTCAACTGCCTGCTCAGCGATGGCGACTGGTTATTCAGCTTTTGCTCGACCAAGCTGGCACATATCACCCGGCGTGCGCCTTTTGGCCCGGCACAGTTGAAAGATGCCGATGTGCGGGTGGATTTCCAGGCCGAAACCACGCCCGCCGATGTGGTCACGGTGCTGGCCACCGAGCCTTTGACCGATAACGAATGCTGGAACCTGTATCGCCCCGGCGAATGGCGGCTGTGGCGGCGCGGCGAGTGTGTGGCTCAGGGCTTGACCGACTGA